Below is a genomic region from Granulicella sp. L56.
GCAGCGAAGAGGCATCGCTCCGGGCGGCGTTGACGCGGGCTGACTTTGCTGGAGTGCTGCGAGGTGCGGAGCTGGCGCAAGCGTATGCCGACATGGACGTACTGGTCTTTCCTTCGCACACCGATACCTTCGGCAACGTCGTGCTGGAGGCTCTGGCCAGCGGTGTGCCGGCGGTCGTAACCGGCGACGGCGGCCCGAAGTTCATCGTGCGCGAGGGAGAGACGGGATTTATCGCCGCAGATGAAGCCTTTCCGTCTGCCATCGCAAGGCTCATGCAGAATCGATCCCTGCTGCAAACCATGCGCCACAATGCTCGAACGTATGCTCTGGGATGCAGTTGGGATGCCGTCTTTGAGAAGGTATACGCGGGCTATATGACCGCGTTGCCGTCCGCCGGGTTCGTCGCACCCAATACGGTGGCAGCAGAGCGGACAACATGATTCGGCGAAGATACGGTATGCCGCGTTATCAATGCGAAAATAGAGACAGATGCTCCAACTTTCCGCTGCCGGTAAAAGATTCGGCCCCAAACTACTCTTTGAAGACGCCAACTGGCTGATTACGCCAGACGAGCGCACTGGCCTGGTGGGCGGCAACGGCACCGGCAAATCGACGCTGTTGAAGATTCTGGCTGGCGTAGAGACGCTCGACTATGGCACGCTCACCCGCGTCAAAGGCATGACACTTGGCTATCTGCCGCAGGATGGCCTCGCTCTGCGCGGCAAGACCGTCTTTGCCGAGTGCCTCTCCGTCTTCGACCATCTCCACGCGATGGAGGCGGAATCGACAGCGCTCACGCATACGCTCTCCGAAGCCGACCCCAAGTCGAAGGAATATGCCGCTGCTGCCGATCGCTACTCCGACATCGCCGATCACCTCCACGTTCACGATATCTACACGTTGGATTCGCAGGTGGGAGCGGTTCTGGGCGGCCTCGGCTTCACCAAGGAAGACTGGGAGCGCAAGACCGAGGAATTTTCCGGCGGCTGGCAGATGCGCATCGCGCTGGCCAAGCTGCTGTTGCAGAAGCCGTCGCTGCTGTTGCTGGACGAGCCCACCAACCATCTTGACCTTGAGTCGCGCAACTGGCTGGAGAACTATCTCCACGATTATCCGAACGCGTTTATCCTCATCTCGCATGACCGCTACTTTCTCGACGTCACCGTCAACAAGACGGTCGAGCTCTGGAACAAGCGGATGCAGACCTACCACGGCAACTACGAGAAGTACCTGACGCAAAAGGAAGAGCGCCGTACCCAGTTGATGTCCGCGTTTAAAAATCAGCGCGACCGCATCGAGGCGTTGGAAGCCTTCATCAATCGCTTTCGCGCGCAGGCGACCAAGGCGAAGCAGGTGCAGTCGCGCATCAAGGAGTTGGAGAAGATCGAGCGGATCGAGGTGCCGGAGGAAGAGGCGACCATTCACTTCACCATTCCCCAGCCACCGGCGTCGGGACGGACGGTGATCGACGTCTCTCATATGAGCAAGCACTATGAGCCGAAGCATGTGCTTGAAGATGTGAGCTTCACCATCGACCGCGGCGACCGTATCGCGCTGGTCGGCGCGAACGGAGCAGGGAAGTCGACGCTGATTCGGATGCTGGCTGGCCTCGAGCCGCCGACCAGCGGAGAGATCAAGCTGGGCCACAATGTGCTGGCCGACTACTTTGCGCAGGACCAGTACAAGGTGCTCGACCCGAAGGCGAAGATGCTGGACGACATCGCAGGCATCGCGCCGAAGGTTCCCGTGGTGGAGCTTCGCAGTCTGCTGGGCTGTTTCATGTTTTCGGGAGAAGATGTCTTCAAGCCGTTAGGTGTACTCTCAGGCGGCGAGCGGAACCGCTACGCCATGGCGAAGATGCTGGTTTCGCCTGCGAACATGCTGCTGCTCGACGAGCCAACCAACCACCTCGATCTACGCGCCAAAGACGTTCTGCTCGATGCGATCCGCAACTTTACCGGAACGGTGTTGTTTGTCTCGCATGACCGCTACTTCATCGATGGGCTGGCGACGCGGGTCTTCGAGGTTGAGGACAAGCGCGTGCACATCTATCCCGGCAACTACGAGGACTACCTCTGGCGCAAGCAGGGAGGCCCCGAGAAGGTGATTGCCTCGATAACGCGGGAGCCGGAGCCGGTGGCCGTGGTTGAGGCTCCAAAGGCTGTGGAGACTCCCCAAGCTGCGGTGAAACGGTTGAACCCGATCAAGCTGAGGCAGTTGGAAGATAAGCTGCGGTTTGCGGAAGAGGAGATTCCGCGGCTCGAAGAAGCAATTGCGGCGGCCGAGGAGAAGATGGGCGTGTTCACCTCGGCGGAGGAGTCGCAGCGCACGGCGGCAGAGCTGGAAGAGCTTCGGAGCGAACGTACGAAGCGGCTGGCGGAGTGGGAAGAGCTGGCGCTCATGCTGGAGGAGCAAAGCCTGGCTTAGCGTCCTTCGGTGAGGCGTGCGGCGAGTCGCTCCGGGAGTCCGGCCATCAGGATGCGACCCTGCGAAGCGGTGATGTCGTAAGGAACTCGGTGGAAGATGATGGCCTGCGCTTCAGAGTCGTAGATGGCGAAGGCGGCGCGCCAGTCGCAGTCGCGGGGCTGGCCCACGGAGCCGGGATTGATGAGGTGGCGAGTGCCGGGAGGGATGGGCATGGTCCACGAAGAGGCCTCGTTGATGCGCGGAAGCTGCGGGCGCAGTTCGTGCCAGTCATGGCCTTTTTGCGAGAAACCGCCTTGGATGTGGGTGTGACCGAAGAAGGTGATGCTGGTGGCCATCTGCTGTAGGGGGGCCCAGGCGTCGCGCATGTTGAGGATGTATTGGTCTTCGTTGAGGGGAGAGCCGTGGGCGCAGGTAACTTCCGCCTGTTCAGGTTGGAGCGGTCCCTGCGGTAAACCTTTGAGCCAATTCAGGTTGTCCGGCGTCAGCTCGTCGTGGGTCCAGTGAGCGGCGGCGCGGGCCACGGGATTGAAGCCGAGGGCAGAGGTCAGGCCGCAACAGACGCGGTCGTGGTTGCCGCGCACGGTGAGTTGCGACTTTGGCCGAATCAAATCAATGACTTGGTTGGGACTGGCTCCATAGCCGACCACGTCACCGAGGTTCCACAGAGCGTCGAAGTCGGGTGCGGCGTCGAGGACTGCATGGAGAGCTTCGAGATTCGCGTGGATGTCGGAGAGGATAAGAGCGCGCATTTGCCGGAGTTGACCAGCTTTGTAGTTTAGCGCATTATCGTTTGGCGGTCTGGCGCATTTTTATAAGTAATTCATTATGTTGCGCTTACAGGCGATGCCAAAGGACGGCTTCTGTCGGTGCGCATGGTGGGTGCGGCGGCGATGAGGCTGCGCGTATAGGGATGTTGCGGATGGCGAAAGAGGGTCTCGGTGGAGGCCTGTTCGACGATCTGGCCGTGCTGCATGACGGCTACGCGATCGGCTATTTCGGAGACGACCGCGAGATCGTGGGAGATGAAGAGCATGGAGAGGTTGTGGGTCTGGCGTAGGTCTTTGAGCAGATGGAGGATCTGCGCTTGAACGGTGACATCGAGCGCGGTGGTTGGCTCGTCGGCGATCAGCAGTCGAGGCCGGTTAATGAGCGCCATGGCGATGAGGATGCGCTGACGCTGTCCGCCGGAGAACTGGTGCGGGTAGTCGCGCAGGCGGCGCTCGGGTTCAGGCAAGCCGACCTCGCGCATCGCATCCAGGACTCTTTGCTTGATGGAGCTGGCGGAGATCTCTGGATGGTGCGACTGGAGAGCTTCGGCGATCTGGGCGCCGATACGCATCGAGGGGTTGAGCGCGGTCATGGGCTCCTGGAAGATCATGGCGATGCTGCTGCCGCGATGACGGCGCATGGCGGCTTCCGGGAGTTCCAACAGGGATTCACCGGCAAACTCAATGCTCCCCGTAACTCGCGCGGAGGGGGCAAGAAGTCGGAGAATCGCCAATGAGGTGGCGGATTTGCCGGAGCCGGACTCGCCGACAAGGCCAAGGGTTTCGCCGGGATTGATATGAAAGGAGATGTCCTCTACGGCAGGCTGTTTGCCGAAGGCGATGCTGAGGTCGTGAACGTCGAGCAGGGGCGCGGAGGACATTGCTTGTATGGTAGCTAGATTGACGTGGTTAAATGTGTCCATCCTATAGTTTTTGTGTAGAGCTGACTGGTTTTGAAATCGGTATTTTTGGCTGTGATTGGGTTATGGTGGGGGGACATTGAGTGATGGGTGAACGTCTAACGAGGCGAATGGGGCTTATGAAGAATCTGTGGCTTGGTGTGATGTTGAGCAGCGTGGCTGTGGCAGCAGCCCCATCTGCGTGGGGGCAGATGCACAAGGTCGCCAAGCCGCAGCAGGTGGTGCGGGCGGTGGGGGTCTACGAGTGGACCGGAGATATGGCCAAGCCTACGGCCAGCCGGGTGATCCCGGTATCGCTCTATATCAATGGGAGCCTGCAGGATGCCGGGGTGTATATGTCGCAGCCGGTGCCGTTCGCGCTGGAGACGGGCAATGTCTATGAGCTGGAGAAGGCCGGAATCAGCGACGGCCAGGTGGACCTCGAGTTTGCACGTAAGTTGCAAGAGGCGGATGGGGATGGCGCTGGCTGGTTCGGCTATGGAAGCTTCAAGCCGCTGGCTCCGGTAAAGAAAGCTCCGGCGCTACGTGCTTCCAAGACGTTGCCGGTGATTGTGGGCTCGAAGGACGATTCGCGGCCTCATTTCGGCAAGGCAGATGGAACGGCTGCTCCTGCCGACGGGACGAAGGATAGTAGCGCGTCAGCGAAGCCGGATGCCGGAAGTACGACACCCGACGATTCCGACCGGCCTACGATGATTCGGCGGAAGCCCGATGCGGACAGCAGCGCAACGACGACCGCAACCACGGCAAGTACAGCGAGTGCGAACGAGAACAATCCAGAGGACGATCCCGATCGTCCGACCTTGAAGCGGCGCACGCCTACGGAGGCGAAGAAGGCCAGGGACGAGGCGGAGAGCTCAGGGACGGGAGCGGTGGAGTCGTTGAATAACGATCCTGATCGGCCCAACCTGCACTATGGCCGGCCAGCAGGCTCGTTGACCGAGACCGAGTTGCCGAAGCTGGTGGGGATGCCGTCGAATCTCCACCAGATGGTTGCGGTGTCGGATGCCGTGGACCGTGACCCGCATGATTTTTCGCGGCCATGGGCGGACGCAGCAGAGCGGGCGACGGTGCTAGCGAAGATGGAAACGATGGCGCGGGCGAAGCTGGCGCAGTATGGCGGCACGGCTGTGCCTGCTGCCGCTCCGACGGTTGCGCCAAAGAAGACAACGGTGCATGGCAAAGTGCGGCACAAGGCTGCAGTCGCTGCGCCGCCTGTGGTGGCTTTGCTGGACGAGCAGTTGAAGGGCTATACGCTGAGCTACGGTGGTGCGGCGACATATATCTTCATGGCGCATACCGC
It encodes:
- a CDS encoding ABC-F family ATP-binding cassette domain-containing protein; translated protein: MLQLSAAGKRFGPKLLFEDANWLITPDERTGLVGGNGTGKSTLLKILAGVETLDYGTLTRVKGMTLGYLPQDGLALRGKTVFAECLSVFDHLHAMEAESTALTHTLSEADPKSKEYAAAADRYSDIADHLHVHDIYTLDSQVGAVLGGLGFTKEDWERKTEEFSGGWQMRIALAKLLLQKPSLLLLDEPTNHLDLESRNWLENYLHDYPNAFILISHDRYFLDVTVNKTVELWNKRMQTYHGNYEKYLTQKEERRTQLMSAFKNQRDRIEALEAFINRFRAQATKAKQVQSRIKELEKIERIEVPEEEATIHFTIPQPPASGRTVIDVSHMSKHYEPKHVLEDVSFTIDRGDRIALVGANGAGKSTLIRMLAGLEPPTSGEIKLGHNVLADYFAQDQYKVLDPKAKMLDDIAGIAPKVPVVELRSLLGCFMFSGEDVFKPLGVLSGGERNRYAMAKMLVSPANMLLLDEPTNHLDLRAKDVLLDAIRNFTGTVLFVSHDRYFIDGLATRVFEVEDKRVHIYPGNYEDYLWRKQGGPEKVIASITREPEPVAVVEAPKAVETPQAAVKRLNPIKLRQLEDKLRFAEEEIPRLEEAIAAAEEKMGVFTSAEESQRTAAELEELRSERTKRLAEWEELALMLEEQSLA
- a CDS encoding metallophosphoesterase, with the protein product MRALILSDIHANLEALHAVLDAAPDFDALWNLGDVVGYGASPNQVIDLIRPKSQLTVRGNHDRVCCGLTSALGFNPVARAAAHWTHDELTPDNLNWLKGLPQGPLQPEQAEVTCAHGSPLNEDQYILNMRDAWAPLQQMATSITFFGHTHIQGGFSQKGHDWHELRPQLPRINEASSWTMPIPPGTRHLINPGSVGQPRDCDWRAAFAIYDSEAQAIIFHRVPYDITASQGRILMAGLPERLAARLTEGR
- a CDS encoding ABC transporter ATP-binding protein, whose amino-acid sequence is MSSAPLLDVHDLSIAFGKQPAVEDISFHINPGETLGLVGESGSGKSATSLAILRLLAPSARVTGSIEFAGESLLELPEAAMRRHRGSSIAMIFQEPMTALNPSMRIGAQIAEALQSHHPEISASSIKQRVLDAMREVGLPEPERRLRDYPHQFSGGQRQRILIAMALINRPRLLIADEPTTALDVTVQAQILHLLKDLRQTHNLSMLFISHDLAVVSEIADRVAVMQHGQIVEQASTETLFRHPQHPYTRSLIAAAPTMRTDRSRPLASPVSAT